In Oxyura jamaicensis isolate SHBP4307 breed ruddy duck chromosome 11, BPBGC_Ojam_1.0, whole genome shotgun sequence, a genomic segment contains:
- the TSNAXIP1 gene encoding translin-associated factor X-interacting protein 1, whose amino-acid sequence MNMKLHWVEHLQTSVAEEYTRYLNEYGARKLLLAKLNDMHNEQLNVKQHQTQDVKGEDVVKLTLALKIARQDLTKAQVKLNAMIADYGDVVPRREFESLEKKYSDLQQEMETLKKDFGQLHKEYQTLLEIQRETAEERDNFFTELQQAQRSCTPRPSWAKCSEVIPGGADRWGCLAEGKTSDQLVDVLLEEIGTRLLKEINVFPGWGKGDKVPVYLRHEGEVKNKKLTKKDVVNILKDIWKEKIALEQQTGKRPVLPEFFLSYLQKKYGDTSAMEWSYTLYENMRLCPSNHVMSSFYDILTGKVGEEQYHIQNQLISNLQKELAACDSSNSGSLTSEQFRMAMREAFPLKRQDSIQELIDASRYKLDCTEELIDYKSLFKEDEEGNPEPFVAKIRSQYVREKLREKQEYLRELRNNLGDLIEVNAEDLKAAFCTIDPDIDDQTLNTYVGLAYQVGREQTDQEVVPVDTALERLLAGDVRRVGPAAREESKTDWVEE is encoded by the exons ATGAATATGAAGCTACACTGG GTGGAGCATCTGCAGACAAGCGTAGCTGAGGAATATACTCGGTACCTCAATGAGTATGGTGCCCGCAAACTGCTTCTAGCAAAACTGAATGATATGCATAACGAACAGCTGAACGTGAAGCAGCACCAAACCCAAG ATGTCAAGGGTGAAGATGTGGTGAAGTTAACTTTGGCATTAAAGATAGCTCGGCAGGACCTCACAAAAGCCCAGGTGAAGCTGAATGCAATGATAGCAGACTATGGAGATGTTGTCCCCCGGAGAGAGTTTGaatcactggagaaaaaatactCTGATTTACAACAGGAG ATGGAGACTCTAAAGAAGGATTTTGGTCAGCTCCACAAGGAATATCAAACACTGCTGGAAATTCAGAGAGAGACCGCAGAAGAGCGAGACAACTTCTTCACTGAACTCCAGCAAGCTCAGCGCAGTTGCACACCCCGGCCAAGCTGGGCAAAGTGTTCAG AAGTGATTCCTGGTGGAGCTGACCGGTGGGGCTGTCTGGCTGAGGGGAAGACCAGCGATCAGCTAGTGGATGTGCTTCTGGAAGAAATAGGAACAAGACTGCTAAAAGAGATTAATGTCTTCCCTGGATGG GGCAAAGGCGACAAGGTTCCTGTATACCTCAGACATGAAGGTGAAGTCAAGAACAAAAAGCTGACTAAGAAGGATGTGGTGAACATCCTGAAAGAcatctggaaagagaaaattgcACTAGAACAACAG ACAGGGAAGAGACCTGTTCTTCCCGAGTTCTTTCTCAGCTACCTCCAGAAGAAGTATGGAGACACCTCTGCCATGGAATGGTCTTACACCCTGTATGAGAACATGCGACTCTGTCCATCAAACCACGTCATGAGCTCATTCTACGACATACTCACGGGGAAG GTAGGTGAAGAACAATACCATATCCAGAATCAGCTGATTTCAAACCTGCAAAAGGAGCTGGCTGCCTGCGACAGCTCAAACAGTGGATCCCTGACCAGCGAGCAGTTCAG GATGGCTATGAGGGAAGCTTTTCCCCTGAAAAGACAAGATTCAATCCAAGAACTCATTGATGCAAGCAGGTACAAGCTAGACTGCACTGAAGAACTCATTGACTACAAATCCTTATTCAAAGAA GATGAAGAGGGGAACCCTGAACCTTTTGTTGCAAAGATCAGGAGTCAGTACGTCCGTGAGAAGCTCCGTGAGAAGCAGGAGTATCTGAGAGAGCTGAGGAACAACCTAGGAGATTTAAT AGAGGTGAATGCAGAAGATCTGAAGGCAGCCTTCTGCACGATTGATCCCGATATTGACGATCAGACGCTAAATACCTACGTTGGCCTGGCTTATCAAGTTGGAAGAGAACAGACTGACCAAGAAGTTGTGCCCGTGGACACTGCACTGGAGAGACTACTCGCTGGAGATGTGAGACGAGTAGGGCCTGCAGCCAGGGAAGAAAGCAAGACAGACTGGGTAGAAGAGTAA